In a single window of the Flavobacterium sp. W4I14 genome:
- a CDS encoding uncharacterized protein (DUF1015 family) (product_source=COG4198; cog=COG4198; pfam=PF06245) produces the protein MIKISPLKALQPGKDIFDLMISDQVNGKVHKNEQLSFEDLLNLFGCPLEDRPAIYVYEFRSEFGVMRGIWAATDLSQTPVNAIKRHEETVSSKVESLKIDRKNKTTQKSPILLVHKKDKTLDALIDFVVRTRKPLASEWSQMGHFLYQVLEEDVIEKFGEAFMELHAVYLADGHHRLEAACSLQKNTAQQISSLFVSADVISIGAFHRMVSGVDISYSLLMEKLKAYYYISKIPNNKAYKPDQKNRLGLFFKGEWYQLDLNKASIALSEVPDTVILQDKILSTVLGINKPKADERLVCFPDCKWSQFLAGLNHDGTSIGFSLFPMTADAFITAAEKGEFLPPKSTWIEPKIPQGFMASSPVAITAKGEQVRVN, from the coding sequence ATGATAAAAATCTCACCATTAAAGGCATTACAGCCAGGTAAAGACATCTTTGATCTGATGATTTCTGATCAGGTAAACGGTAAGGTGCATAAAAATGAGCAGCTGTCGTTTGAAGACCTGCTTAACCTATTCGGATGTCCTTTGGAAGATCGGCCTGCTATTTATGTTTACGAGTTCCGTAGCGAATTTGGTGTAATGAGGGGGATTTGGGCAGCTACCGATCTCTCTCAAACACCGGTAAATGCAATTAAAAGGCACGAGGAAACGGTATCCTCGAAAGTAGAATCACTTAAAATAGATCGTAAAAATAAAACAACGCAAAAATCGCCAATCTTATTGGTCCATAAAAAAGATAAAACTTTAGATGCGCTTATTGATTTTGTGGTGCGTACACGTAAACCTTTGGCAAGCGAATGGTCGCAGATGGGACATTTTCTTTATCAGGTTTTGGAAGAAGATGTTATTGAAAAATTTGGTGAAGCGTTTATGGAACTTCATGCGGTTTACCTTGCCGATGGTCATCATCGTTTGGAAGCAGCCTGTTCGTTGCAGAAAAACACAGCTCAGCAGATCAGTTCGCTATTTGTTTCTGCAGATGTAATTTCGATAGGTGCCTTTCATAGAATGGTTTCTGGTGTAGATATTTCTTATTCGCTGCTGATGGAAAAACTGAAAGCATATTATTATATCTCAAAAATCCCCAATAATAAAGCTTATAAACCTGATCAGAAGAATAGGTTAGGCCTTTTTTTTAAAGGCGAATGGTATCAGCTGGATTTAAATAAAGCTTCTATTGCATTGTCAGAAGTGCCAGATACGGTGATTTTACAAGATAAAATTCTGTCAACTGTGCTGGGCATCAATAAACCAAAAGCAGACGAAAGACTCGTCTGCTTTCCGGATTGTAAATGGTCTCAATTTCTTGCTGGGTTGAATCATGATGGAACATCAATTGGTTTTTCTCTTTTTCCGATGACAGCCGATGCATTTATTACTGCTGCAGAAAAGGGTGAGTTTTTGCCGCCTAAATCTACCTGGATAGAACCTAAAATCCCTCAGGGATTTATGGCGAGTAGCCCGGTGGCCATAACGGCGAAAGGAGAACAGGTAAGGGTAAATTAA